A window of the Ostrea edulis chromosome 1, xbOstEdul1.1, whole genome shotgun sequence genome harbors these coding sequences:
- the LOC130053113 gene encoding endonuclease/exonuclease/phosphatase family domain-containing protein 1-like: protein MGAINSCCIPRHLDSDNSSTKRIKGHKRNLSAAFNMSAVLEGDLGQNLLNINYATAEELMTLPGINRSTAQEIIEYRRKIGGFKKIEDVALVSGVGAVKLSLIRDEITLSMKRQGSTGPSTEENSPTGSRSDISFKSETSRKSNGKINLNSANVFQLMKVKGIGQVLAENIVTYRDKKGRFKTLEDLIKVKGIGPNLLNAIRNQLSLDETESSNNTQPNGYVPADGESSGNTPVPPKTSNNGHAHNNCRILSTSTENMLDILEPIIKSGSRPKVIPFNFKHKNRSVVRLASWNVERFDEEKANNIGVREVICMTILENGFGIVAFQELADENGLQKICDELNSPSIPHVKRWTGKRGAWKCVVSKATGRMYRSMEYNGFLYDTSQGIALSSSAVLEKPNKSTKDFVRRPFIGIFKVKRFDCVMASVHLKATGLDNEDLDRLQAEIDKVPKVVSAIEEHYPGEKDIIFLGDFNLEPDQTDFDCLRERGYMNTIPLGAFTNISNKNMKGSRTYDHIWLTKETRNVASGNSGVVREGLTNPLIPNGWSWGGVVSDHCPVWVELYTGKDLDKADLSIGAEAIKFTLGTEG from the exons ATGGGAGCCATCAATAGTTGCTGCATCCCTAGGCACCTGGACTCTGATAATTCGAGCACTAAAAGAATAAAGGGGCATAAGCGGAACTTGAGTGCCGCATTTAACATGTCCGCAGTGCTGGAAGGTGACCTAGGCCAAAATCTGTTGAATATTAATTATGCcacagcagaagaattaatgacCTTGCCAGGCATCAACAGAAGCACAGCGCAAGAGATCATTGAGTATCGGAGGAAAATTGGCGGATTTAAGAAAATCGAGGATGTGGCTTTAGTTTCGGGTGTTGGCGCTGTGAAATTGAGTTTAATTCGGGATGAGATTACGCTTTCCATGAAACGACAGGGTAGTACTGGACCATCAACAGAAGAAAATTCTCCGACGGGTAGCCGGTCGGACATTTCATTCAAAAGTGAGACGTCTAGAAAATCAAATGGAAAAATCAACTTGAACTCAGCAAATGTGTTTCAATTGATGAAAGTGAAAGGGATTGGACAAGTTCTTGCAGAAAATATAGTAACATATCGAGATAAGAAAGGTCGATTTAAGACTCTGGAAGATTTAATTAAAGTTAAAGGAATAGGTCCAAATTTACTCAATGCAATACGAAATCAATTGTCTCTGGATGAGACAGAAAGCTCAAACAATACTCAGCCCAATGGTTATGTGCCAGCTGATGGTGAAAGCAGTGGAAATACTCCTGTTCCTCCAAAAACCTCAAATAATGGTCATGCTCATAATAATTGTAGAATATTATCAACCTCAACGGAAAATATGTTAGACATATTAGAACCTATTATTAAATCAGGTTCTAGACCGAAAGTGATTCCATTCAATTTTAAGCACAAGAACCGTTCTGTGGTGAGGTTAGCCTCTTGGAATGTGGAAAGATTTGATGAAGAGAAGGCCAACAACATTGGAGTCCGTGAGGTCATCTGTATGACTATCCTAGAAAATGG GTTTGGTATTGTTGCATTCCAAGAATTAGCAGATGAAAATGGTCTTCAAAAG ATTTGTGATGAGCTGAACAGTCCCTCAATTCCACATGTCAAGAGATGGACAGGAAAGAGAGGGGCCTGGAAGTGTGTAGTTTCCAAGGCAACAGGAAGAATGTACAGG AGTATGGAATACAATGGATTTCTGTATGATACATCACAAGGAATAGCCCTTTCTAGTTCTGCTGTTTTAGAGAAGCCAAACAAATCCACCAAAGATTTTGTTCGCAGACCTTTCATCGGAATATTCAAG GTGAAGAGGTTTGACTGTGTGATGGCCAGTGTCCATCTGAAGGCCACCGGACTAGATAATGAAGACTTAGATCGACTCCAAGCTGAGATAGACAAGGTGCCTAAGGTTGTCAGTGCAATAGAGGAACATTATCCAG GAGAAAaagatatcatatttttggGAGACTTCAACTTAGAACCTGATCAAACTG ATTTCGATTGTTTGCGGGAGAGGGGCTACATGAATACGATACCTCTTGGAGCTTTTACAAATATCagcaataaaaatatgaaaggcAGCCGTACATATGATCACATCTGGTTGACAAAGGAAACGAGGAATGTAGCATCTG GTAATTCTGGAGTTGTGAGAGAGGGTTTGACCAATCCCTTAATCCCCAATGGCTGGAGCTGGGGAGGGGTGGTTAGTGACCACTGTCCAGTGTGGGTAGAGCTTTACACAGGCAAAGACTTGGACAAAGCTGACTTAAGCATCGGAGCAGAGGCCATCAAATTCACCCTGGGAACTGAGGGTTGA